The Candidatus Binatia bacterium DNA segment CACGATCTCGGCGAACCCGGAGCGTTTCCCTACGGACGCGGCATCCGAAAGGATATGTACCGCGGGCGTCTCTGGACGATGCGGCAGTACGCCGGCTTCGGAACGGCCGCGGTTTCGAACGCGCGCTACCGTTATCTCTTGGAGCGCGGCCAGACCGGCCTCTCCGTCGCGTTCGACCTGCCGACGCAACTCGGCCTCGACTCCGATGCGCCGCAGGCTCGCGGGGAGGTCGGGAAAGTCGGCGTCGCGATCGACACGATCGCCGACATGGAGACGCTCTTGCACGGGGTCCCGCTCGACCGCGTCACGGTCTCGATGACGATCAACGCACCGGCGTCGATCCTGCTGGCGCTGCTGCTCGCGGTCGCGCGCCGTCGCGGCATCCCGTTCGAGAGGCTCGGCGGCACCGTGCAGAACGACGTGCTCAAAGAGTACGTCGCGCGCGGCACCTACATCTATCCGCCGGGGCCCTCGATGCGGCTCGTCACCGACGTCATGGCGTATTGCGCTCGAGAGGTTCCGCAGTGGAACGCGATCTCGATCTCGGGCTACCACATCCGCGAGGCCGGAGCGACCGCGGTCGAAGAGATCGCGTTCACGCTCTCCAACGGCAAGGCGTATCTGCGCGCGGCGCGCGACGCCGGGATTGCGCTCGACGAAGTCGCACCCCGCATCTCATTCTTCTGGAACGCGCACAACGATTTTTTCGAAGAGATCGCCAAGTTTCGCGCGGCGCGCTATCTTTGGGCGCACATCACGCGCGATGAATTCGGCTGCCGCGATCCGCGCTCGCAGATGCTTCGCTTCCACGCGCAGACGGGCGGCTCGACGCTCACCGCGCAAGAACCGGAGAACAACGTCGTTCGCGTGACGATCCAGGCGCTGGCGGCGGTCCTGGGCGGAACGCAATCGCTGCACACGAACGGAAAAGACGAAGCGCTCGCGCTGCCGACGGCCGAGAGCGCGAAGGTCGCGTTGCGGACGCAGCAGATCATCGCGTACGAATCGGGCGTCGCCGACGTCGTGGACCCGATCGCGGGATCGTACTACGTCGAGTCGTTGACGAACGA contains these protein-coding regions:
- a CDS encoding methylmalonyl-CoA mutase family protein, whose product is MRDVNDSGIPIRPVYDEVEGAHDLGEPGAFPYGRGIRKDMYRGRLWTMRQYAGFGTAAVSNARYRYLLERGQTGLSVAFDLPTQLGLDSDAPQARGEVGKVGVAIDTIADMETLLHGVPLDRVTVSMTINAPASILLALLLAVARRRGIPFERLGGTVQNDVLKEYVARGTYIYPPGPSMRLVTDVMAYCAREVPQWNAISISGYHIREAGATAVEEIAFTLSNGKAYLRAARDAGIALDEVAPRISFFWNAHNDFFEEIAKFRAARYLWAHITRDEFGCRDPRSQMLRFHAQTGGSTLTAQEPENNVVRVTIQALAAVLGGTQSLHTNGKDEALALPTAESAKVALRTQQIIAYESGVADVVDPIAGSYYVESLTNELIGRARAGIEEIDAMGGSIAAIESGWMQARIADSAYIAQQAVERGERVVVGVNRFAESEAGGEIALQRIDERVEREQVERLAAFRAGRDRSAIETHLARIRSAAGGTENLMPLFVDAVDAGVTLGEICDVLRDVFGTYRSREVVG